Below is a genomic region from Equus caballus isolate H_3958 breed thoroughbred chromosome X, TB-T2T, whole genome shotgun sequence.
TCTTGACCTCTGTCAGGGCAGGGGGGTCGTATGTTTGCCTCAGCCCTCGTGGGCTGCCTAGGTGGGTCCTAGGCTTGGTTCATCCATCTGTCTGACTGTCCCTCTCTCTGTTTTCCCCTGCCCAGTCCTGGGAAGGAGCGTAGCAGTGCCCAAAGGTCCATGTCTGGTTCAGTGGGGCCAGACCGCACTAACCTTGATGGAGCTAAAGGTGCACCCTCAGTGCCCGATCACTGgcacgcatgcacacatgcagTTGCATGCACAGGCTGGACCCTCAGCCCACCACGCACACAGACAGGGACCTGGCCACCCTAGCACCTCTCTAAGGACCCCTATCCAGAGACTCTGGgcagccaggccagccccttgaacaGGAAGCTGACCTCACCACCCTGTCTCCTCCAGGCACTCAGGACACCTGCCCCGGCCTCATCATGCTCAGAACGCGCACCACCTCCGGTAAGCTTCCAGCTTCCAGCCACCAGGCCCCTACACATCCTCCACCCATCCCCCCACCGGGATGAGCTGGGTGGACTGAGTGGGGTTGGACGAAGCCAAGAAGCCCCTCTTGCACAGACCGCCTAaatcctcctctccaggctgccaTTGGCGGGAAGAGAGAGCATAGCCCTACATACTCAATGGGGGCTGGGGCTACCCTTACCGCCCCACCACATGAGGCGTGGGGGATGGTGTGTGCTCTGCTGGAAGAATGAGAGCCAGgaagtgggaggtgggagggaagcaggaggcccAGGTTGACGGGCTGCCCAGGCCACCAGCTCTGCCTGTCCAGTTGGAACCTCCTTGGGCCCGGGGCCCCTGTAGAGCACACTCCCTAATTTggccctctccctccacccctgcccagcTGTGCTCCAGCCCCCCTCTCGACCCACCCCACCTGGCAACAGCAGCGAGGAGGAGGCACTGGACACCCGGGATCCGCTGCTAGCCCAGGCAGAGCTGGCCCTGCTCTCCACGGTCTTTGTGGCTGTGGCCCTGAGCAATGGCTTGGTGCTGGGAGCTCTAGtgcggcggggccggcggggcCACTGGGCACCCATGCACGTCTTCATCGTCCACTTATGCTTGGCTGACCTGGCCGTGGCTCTGTTCCAAGTGCTGCCCCAGCTGGCCTGGGATGCCACCGATCGCTTCCGTGGGCCTGATGCCCTGTGCCGGGCAGTCAAGTACCTGCAGATGGTGGGCATGTATGCCTCCTCCTACATGATCCTGGCCATGACGCTGGACCGTCACCGCGCCATCTGCCACCCCATGCTGGCATACCGCCACGGAGGTGGAGCTCGCTGGAACCGGCCTGTACTGGTGGCCTGGGCCTTCTCGCTTCTTCTCAGCCTGCCCCAGCTCTTCATCTTCGCCCAGCGTGACGTGGGAGACGGCAGCGGGGTCTTCGACTGTTGGGCCCACTTTGCCGAGCCCTGGGGCCTCCGTGCCTATGTCACTTGGATCGCCCTAATGGTGTTTGTGGCACCAGCCCTGGGCATCACCGCCTGCCAGGTGCTCATCTTCCGGGAGATTCATGCGAGCCTGGTGCCAGGGCCGGCAGAGAGGGCTGGGGGGCACCGCGGAGGGCACCGGAGAGGCAGTCCCAGAGAGGGAGCCCGGGTGTCAGCAGCCGTGGCCAAGACCGTGAGGATGACGCTGGTGATTGTGATTGTCTATGTGCTGTGCTGGGCGCCCTTCTTCCTCGTGCAGCTGTGGGCAGCGTGGGACCCAGAGGCACCTCGGGAAGGTGGGTGTGGCTGTGGCTAGGGGCACggtgggcgggggggtggggcacGGGTCTTGGTTGCACACACACCTCTActcccccctacacacacacatctagCTGTGGGCTCACGAGCACACGCATGCTAGCCCCTAGCAGGCACAGAGGGGTGGGGAGTCGCGCCCCTGCCCAGgcaccctcagccccagcccgGACTCCTCCACTCCCACAGGGCCCCCTTTCGTGCTGCTCATGTTGCTAGCCAGCCTCAACAGCTGCACCAACCCCTGGATCTACGCCTCCTTCAGTAGCAGCGTCTCCTCAGAGCTGCGCAGCCTGCTCTGCTGGGCCCGGAGGCGTGccccacccagcccagggccccaAGATGAGTCCTGTGCCACTGCCAGCTCCTTCCTGGCCAAGGACACTTCCTCCTGAGAAGCCAGGGGGCGCcttccttccagaggctctaCCAAGTTCAGCTGCCTGCCTGAGGCTGGCCCTAGGGGCTACTGGGAGGGGGGCCGATTGGGAATTGGCTCCGGGATTGTGAGGGGCCCCAGAGGTCAGCTCCTTGGTGCcaggtgtggggaggggctgcagaGTCTGAGGGTGGCACGTAGCTTCCACCCCAGCCAGTGCCTGCCCAAGAGgtccagggtgggggtggggggcgccaggaggaaggaaaggggcggggccaggggaccttcctttctctgcctctagtccccctctgccctcccttctcactctctccctgATAAAAGTTGTAGCTCATTTTCTATCCGAGAGTCTCCTTGGATCAGGGTAACAGTGGAAAGACACTCTcagaccccccaccccacacacacacccccacacccacaGACACATGCACAGCTCTGGAACCCGTGAGGCAGGCGACTGAGCCTTCAAAGATGCAAGTCCGCAACCCACACAGCCCTGTCGTGGAGAGCTCTGTGCCAAGGGACCCCTGGTGGAAGGTGTTCCAGTAGCCCACCTTGCTGCCTCTTGCTGATTGCCCTGGCATCTGTCCTGGAGCAGTTGGGGCGCTATGGGCTGGCCCTGTACCCACCTGCCCAGCCCCCTAATACAGAGAACTGGCTCACACAGGGAAGTCAATGCACAGGTCTTTATGAATGGCTGCCAACACCTGCCAACCCCACCATGCTCGAACCCTCAGCTGAGGCAGAGACAGGCCTGGGCACTGGTGGGCCTGCTTATCTGTGCAAGGGCACCTGCCACCCAACAGCCACTGAAGAGCCCTCACAGCAaagccagggaggggcttatcCCCAGCCTCCTTCCTCAGCTGCCTCCCCAAGGGGCCTaagccagggctgggggcaggccaGGGCATGTTTGGACAGCCACATGGTCCTCTCTGCAAAGAGTCAAGAGCAGGTGTTTAGCACTTGCTGGACAGGGCCAGGGAGAAGCAAAGGGCCTGGGGAGGGCGGCCGGTCTCACCCGTGGCCGCCTagggtggggcagggcctgtgaaGGAGCCAGCAGCACCTCAGTGCGGCTTGAGGGGTGAGTCCAGGCCCTGGGGATGGGATGCAGAGGGTGAGGCGGGGGCCCCAGGGCCACGGGAGAAGCCTTTGTTCTTGCCGAGgcggctggaggctggaggcttcGGGCTACGgggcccggggctgggggagTTGGTGGACCCTGTCCCGAGGCCCTGACGGACAGAGGTCTTTCCCAAGAGCTCCTTAAACACGGAGTCCATGGTCTGTGCCACGGcctggcagagaggagagaaagggagggcaTCTGGCGAGAATGTCCCCCACCTGTCCATCCACTCCCACCACCCCCAGGTCAGTGTGTTGCCAACTGACCCAGGAGTGAGGCTCTCCCACCCTCTGATGCT
It encodes:
- the AVPR2 gene encoding vasopressin V2 receptor, yielding MLRTRTTSAVLQPPSRPTPPGNSSEEEALDTRDPLLAQAELALLSTVFVAVALSNGLVLGALVRRGRRGHWAPMHVFIVHLCLADLAVALFQVLPQLAWDATDRFRGPDALCRAVKYLQMVGMYASSYMILAMTLDRHRAICHPMLAYRHGGGARWNRPVLVAWAFSLLLSLPQLFIFAQRDVGDGSGVFDCWAHFAEPWGLRAYVTWIALMVFVAPALGITACQVLIFREIHASLVPGPAERAGGHRGGHRRGSPREGARVSAAVAKTVRMTLVIVIVYVLCWAPFFLVQLWAAWDPEAPREGPPFVLLMLLASLNSCTNPWIYASFSSSVSSELRSLLCWARRRAPPSPGPQDESCATASSFLAKDTSS